In Oncorhynchus gorbuscha isolate QuinsamMale2020 ecotype Even-year linkage group LG02, OgorEven_v1.0, whole genome shotgun sequence, a single genomic region encodes these proteins:
- the zgc:77752 gene encoding protein tyrosine phosphatase domain-containing protein 1 isoform X1, whose protein sequence is MPTVPVPRPAYSQARENLVKAIPPKIICLLACGGWDCRYEGPACWRPSQQAVQGLFSHWVTDDIVAMARPSSHLIKKYNIIEQFQRLNIKSIINMQLPGEHAHCGPPLEPDTGFTYSPQTFMENNIFFFNFGMPDFGVSSLVGMMDGVKVLAFAVKEGKVAVHCHAGLGRTGVLIACYLVYTLRVSPSEAVHYVRIKRPCSIQTRDQISLVFDFARLLGPQLAQFPDLSLRHGAQFTLLQYLHRQALLLHGQEARTLRHTPKVVYLLCGRLTALALGLPASLEVHAELERRAELRALGRAVRETLVAKQYLPLHREVHMGSWGGSGSVSSWDEPEGFLERKRQVLLDKRSYSDSDLSKITVKQDLELGSYCTVLDRSKRDWSGLEQIRPDVRPMSPVLPTPTAGICSSPEDSQRLNLPAGSGATNSNCSSKSLKCTAKRAPAFHKFNSYIEVCKNQRKSGQASVARAVAKEMADLNPPGETVLQRTALLQEELNSSECAWALLVTESDPHVLSCLLWTWLEKLKEPVLSADDVERLTSVSQHVNHLSVLTKQPQRHTMSCLLGCVGQVTSLCPQREEAVLRRLIQALTRHPQEEMESYKVLMRILKSTNRQTLHNHNSLTQTSDYTNTCSRRGNN, encoded by the exons ATGCCCACGGTGCCGGTGCCTCGTCCAGCCTACTCCCAGGCCAGAGAAAATCTGGTGAAGGCCATCCCACCCAAGATCATTTGCCTACTGGCCTGCGGAGGATGGGACTGCCGCTATGAAGGACCAGCCTGCTGGAGGCCCAGCCAACAAGCTGTACAGGGACTCTTCTCACACtg GGTGACAGATGACATTGTGGCCATGGCACGaccctcctctcacctcatcAAGAAATACAACATCATAGAGCAGTTCCAACG GCTGAACATCAAGTCCATCATCAACATGCAGTTGCCTGGGGAGCATGCTCACTGTGGCCCTCCACTGGAGCCAGACACTGGATTTACTTACTCCCCACAAACCTTTATGGAGAATAATA TCTTCTTCTTCAACTTTGGCATGCCGGACTTCGGTGTGTCGTCTCTTGTGGGGATGATGGATGGAGTAAAGGTGTTAGCCTTCGCTGTGAAAGAAGGGAAGGTGGCGGTGCACTGTCACGCAGGCTTggggaggacag GTGTCCTGATAGCCTGCTACCTGGTCTACACTCTGCGTGTGAGCCCCAGTGAGGCTGTCCACTACGTACGTATCAAACGTCCCTGTTCCATCCAGACCCGGGACCAGATCAGCCTGGTGTTTGACTTTGCTCGTCTTCTGGGCCCTCAGCTGGCCCAGTTCCCTGACCTCAGCCTGCGCCACGGGGCCCAGTTCACCCTGCTGCAGTACCTGCACCGTCAGGCCCTCCTCCTCCATGGCCAGGAGGCCCGCACCCTCAGGCACACTCCCAAG GTGGTGTACCTGTTGTGTGGCCGTCTTACTGCCCTGGCGTtgggcctgcctgcctctctggaGGTGCAtgctgagctggagagaagggCAGAACTGCGGGCCCTGGGCAGGGCTGTGAGGGAGACCCTGGTGGCCAAGCAGTACCTGCCCCTGCACCGTGAGGTCCATATGGGGTCCTGGGGAGGGTCAGGTTCAGTGTCATCCTGGGACGAACCAGAGGGCTTtctggagaggaagagacaggtacTGCTGGATAAACGCAGCTACAGTGACTCAGACCTCAGCAAGATCACTGTAAAACAG GATCTTGAGTTGGgctcatactgtactgtactagatAGGAGTAAGAGAGACTGGTCTGGATTAGAGCAGATTAGACCTGACGTGAGACCCATGAGTCCAGTCCTGCCCACCCCTACAGCTGGCATCTGTTCCAGTCCTGAGGACTCACAAAGACTCAACCTCCCAGCAGGCAGTGGGGCAACCAACAGTAACTGTTCTTCGAAGAGTTTAAAGTGCACTGCCAAGAGGGCGCCAGCGTTTCACAAATTCAACTCCTACATTGAG GTATGTAAAAACCAGCGTAAGTCCGGACAGGCCTCAGTGGCTCGGGCAGTTGCCAAGGAGATGGCAGATCTAAACCCCCCTGGAGAGACAGTTCTACAGAGGACAGCACTGCTACAG GAGGAGCTGAACAGCAGTGAGTGTGCCTGGGCCCTACTGGTCACAGAGTCTGATCCGCACGTACTCAGCTGTCTATTGTGGACCTGGCTGGAGAAACTCAAG gAGCCTGTTCTGAGTGCAGATGACGTAGAGAGGTTGACCTCAGTATCTCAACACGTGAACCATCTAAGTGTGCTAACGAAG CAGCCCCAGCGCCACACCATGTCCTGTTTGCTGGGTTGTGTGGGTCAGGTGACCAGTCTGTGTCCTCAGAGAGAGGAGGCCGTGCTACGACGCCTGATACAAGCACTCACCAGG CACCctcaggaggagatggagagctATAAAGTCCTGATGAGAATCCTCAAGTCCACCAACAGACAAACACTCCATAACCATAACTCCCTCACACAGACCTCAGACTACACAAACACCTGCTCAAGAAGAGGAAacaattga
- the zgc:77752 gene encoding protein tyrosine phosphatase domain-containing protein 1 isoform X2, which yields MPTVPVPRPAYSQARENLVKAIPPKIICLLACGGWDCRYEGPACWRPSQQAVQGLFSHWVTDDIVAMARPSSHLIKKYNIIEQFQRLNIKSIINMQLPGEHAHCGPPLEPDTGFTYSPQTFMENNIFFFNFGMPDFGVSSLVGMMDGVKVLAFAVKEGKVAVHCHAGLGRTGVLIACYLVYTLRVSPSEAVHYVRIKRPCSIQTRDQISLVFDFARLLGPQLAQFPDLSLRHGAQFTLLQYLHRQALLLHGQEARTLRHTPKVVYLLCGRLTALALGLPASLEVHAELERRAELRALGRAVRETLVAKQYLPLHREVHMGSWGGSGSVSSWDEPEGFLERKRQVLLDKRSYSDSDLSKITVKQDLELGSYCTVLDRSKRDWSGLEQIRPDVRPMSPVLPTPTAGICSSPEDSQRLNLPAGSGATNSNCSSKSLKCTAKRAPAFHKFNSYIEVCKNQRKSGQASVARAVAKEMADLNPPGETVLQRTALLQEELNSSECAWALLVTESDPHVLSCLLWTWLEKLKEPVLSADDVERLTSVSQHVNHLSVLTKPQRHTMSCLLGCVGQVTSLCPQREEAVLRRLIQALTRHPQEEMESYKVLMRILKSTNRQTLHNHNSLTQTSDYTNTCSRRGNN from the exons ATGCCCACGGTGCCGGTGCCTCGTCCAGCCTACTCCCAGGCCAGAGAAAATCTGGTGAAGGCCATCCCACCCAAGATCATTTGCCTACTGGCCTGCGGAGGATGGGACTGCCGCTATGAAGGACCAGCCTGCTGGAGGCCCAGCCAACAAGCTGTACAGGGACTCTTCTCACACtg GGTGACAGATGACATTGTGGCCATGGCACGaccctcctctcacctcatcAAGAAATACAACATCATAGAGCAGTTCCAACG GCTGAACATCAAGTCCATCATCAACATGCAGTTGCCTGGGGAGCATGCTCACTGTGGCCCTCCACTGGAGCCAGACACTGGATTTACTTACTCCCCACAAACCTTTATGGAGAATAATA TCTTCTTCTTCAACTTTGGCATGCCGGACTTCGGTGTGTCGTCTCTTGTGGGGATGATGGATGGAGTAAAGGTGTTAGCCTTCGCTGTGAAAGAAGGGAAGGTGGCGGTGCACTGTCACGCAGGCTTggggaggacag GTGTCCTGATAGCCTGCTACCTGGTCTACACTCTGCGTGTGAGCCCCAGTGAGGCTGTCCACTACGTACGTATCAAACGTCCCTGTTCCATCCAGACCCGGGACCAGATCAGCCTGGTGTTTGACTTTGCTCGTCTTCTGGGCCCTCAGCTGGCCCAGTTCCCTGACCTCAGCCTGCGCCACGGGGCCCAGTTCACCCTGCTGCAGTACCTGCACCGTCAGGCCCTCCTCCTCCATGGCCAGGAGGCCCGCACCCTCAGGCACACTCCCAAG GTGGTGTACCTGTTGTGTGGCCGTCTTACTGCCCTGGCGTtgggcctgcctgcctctctggaGGTGCAtgctgagctggagagaagggCAGAACTGCGGGCCCTGGGCAGGGCTGTGAGGGAGACCCTGGTGGCCAAGCAGTACCTGCCCCTGCACCGTGAGGTCCATATGGGGTCCTGGGGAGGGTCAGGTTCAGTGTCATCCTGGGACGAACCAGAGGGCTTtctggagaggaagagacaggtacTGCTGGATAAACGCAGCTACAGTGACTCAGACCTCAGCAAGATCACTGTAAAACAG GATCTTGAGTTGGgctcatactgtactgtactagatAGGAGTAAGAGAGACTGGTCTGGATTAGAGCAGATTAGACCTGACGTGAGACCCATGAGTCCAGTCCTGCCCACCCCTACAGCTGGCATCTGTTCCAGTCCTGAGGACTCACAAAGACTCAACCTCCCAGCAGGCAGTGGGGCAACCAACAGTAACTGTTCTTCGAAGAGTTTAAAGTGCACTGCCAAGAGGGCGCCAGCGTTTCACAAATTCAACTCCTACATTGAG GTATGTAAAAACCAGCGTAAGTCCGGACAGGCCTCAGTGGCTCGGGCAGTTGCCAAGGAGATGGCAGATCTAAACCCCCCTGGAGAGACAGTTCTACAGAGGACAGCACTGCTACAG GAGGAGCTGAACAGCAGTGAGTGTGCCTGGGCCCTACTGGTCACAGAGTCTGATCCGCACGTACTCAGCTGTCTATTGTGGACCTGGCTGGAGAAACTCAAG gAGCCTGTTCTGAGTGCAGATGACGTAGAGAGGTTGACCTCAGTATCTCAACACGTGAACCATCTAAGTGTGCTAACGAAG CCCCAGCGCCACACCATGTCCTGTTTGCTGGGTTGTGTGGGTCAGGTGACCAGTCTGTGTCCTCAGAGAGAGGAGGCCGTGCTACGACGCCTGATACAAGCACTCACCAGG CACCctcaggaggagatggagagctATAAAGTCCTGATGAGAATCCTCAAGTCCACCAACAGACAAACACTCCATAACCATAACTCCCTCACACAGACCTCAGACTACACAAACACCTGCTCAAGAAGAGGAAacaattga
- the zgc:77752 gene encoding protein tyrosine phosphatase domain-containing protein 1 isoform X3: protein MPTVPVPRPAYSQARENLVKAIPPKIICLLACGGWDCRYEGPACWRPSQQAVQGLFSHWVTDDIVAMARPSSHLIKKYNIIEQFQRLNIKSIINMQLPGEHAHCGPPLEPDTGFTYSPQTFMENNIFFFNFGMPDFGVSSLVGMMDGVKVLAFAVKEGKVAVHCHAGLGRTGVLIACYLVYTLRVSPSEAVHYLAQFPDLSLRHGAQFTLLQYLHRQALLLHGQEARTLRHTPKVVYLLCGRLTALALGLPASLEVHAELERRAELRALGRAVRETLVAKQYLPLHREVHMGSWGGSGSVSSWDEPEGFLERKRQVLLDKRSYSDSDLSKITVKQDLELGSYCTVLDRSKRDWSGLEQIRPDVRPMSPVLPTPTAGICSSPEDSQRLNLPAGSGATNSNCSSKSLKCTAKRAPAFHKFNSYIEVCKNQRKSGQASVARAVAKEMADLNPPGETVLQRTALLQEELNSSECAWALLVTESDPHVLSCLLWTWLEKLKEPVLSADDVERLTSVSQHVNHLSVLTKQPQRHTMSCLLGCVGQVTSLCPQREEAVLRRLIQALTRHPQEEMESYKVLMRILKSTNRQTLHNHNSLTQTSDYTNTCSRRGNN from the exons ATGCCCACGGTGCCGGTGCCTCGTCCAGCCTACTCCCAGGCCAGAGAAAATCTGGTGAAGGCCATCCCACCCAAGATCATTTGCCTACTGGCCTGCGGAGGATGGGACTGCCGCTATGAAGGACCAGCCTGCTGGAGGCCCAGCCAACAAGCTGTACAGGGACTCTTCTCACACtg GGTGACAGATGACATTGTGGCCATGGCACGaccctcctctcacctcatcAAGAAATACAACATCATAGAGCAGTTCCAACG GCTGAACATCAAGTCCATCATCAACATGCAGTTGCCTGGGGAGCATGCTCACTGTGGCCCTCCACTGGAGCCAGACACTGGATTTACTTACTCCCCACAAACCTTTATGGAGAATAATA TCTTCTTCTTCAACTTTGGCATGCCGGACTTCGGTGTGTCGTCTCTTGTGGGGATGATGGATGGAGTAAAGGTGTTAGCCTTCGCTGTGAAAGAAGGGAAGGTGGCGGTGCACTGTCACGCAGGCTTggggaggacag GTGTCCTGATAGCCTGCTACCTGGTCTACACTCTGCGTGTGAGCCCCAGTGAGGCTGTCCACTAC CTGGCCCAGTTCCCTGACCTCAGCCTGCGCCACGGGGCCCAGTTCACCCTGCTGCAGTACCTGCACCGTCAGGCCCTCCTCCTCCATGGCCAGGAGGCCCGCACCCTCAGGCACACTCCCAAG GTGGTGTACCTGTTGTGTGGCCGTCTTACTGCCCTGGCGTtgggcctgcctgcctctctggaGGTGCAtgctgagctggagagaagggCAGAACTGCGGGCCCTGGGCAGGGCTGTGAGGGAGACCCTGGTGGCCAAGCAGTACCTGCCCCTGCACCGTGAGGTCCATATGGGGTCCTGGGGAGGGTCAGGTTCAGTGTCATCCTGGGACGAACCAGAGGGCTTtctggagaggaagagacaggtacTGCTGGATAAACGCAGCTACAGTGACTCAGACCTCAGCAAGATCACTGTAAAACAG GATCTTGAGTTGGgctcatactgtactgtactagatAGGAGTAAGAGAGACTGGTCTGGATTAGAGCAGATTAGACCTGACGTGAGACCCATGAGTCCAGTCCTGCCCACCCCTACAGCTGGCATCTGTTCCAGTCCTGAGGACTCACAAAGACTCAACCTCCCAGCAGGCAGTGGGGCAACCAACAGTAACTGTTCTTCGAAGAGTTTAAAGTGCACTGCCAAGAGGGCGCCAGCGTTTCACAAATTCAACTCCTACATTGAG GTATGTAAAAACCAGCGTAAGTCCGGACAGGCCTCAGTGGCTCGGGCAGTTGCCAAGGAGATGGCAGATCTAAACCCCCCTGGAGAGACAGTTCTACAGAGGACAGCACTGCTACAG GAGGAGCTGAACAGCAGTGAGTGTGCCTGGGCCCTACTGGTCACAGAGTCTGATCCGCACGTACTCAGCTGTCTATTGTGGACCTGGCTGGAGAAACTCAAG gAGCCTGTTCTGAGTGCAGATGACGTAGAGAGGTTGACCTCAGTATCTCAACACGTGAACCATCTAAGTGTGCTAACGAAG CAGCCCCAGCGCCACACCATGTCCTGTTTGCTGGGTTGTGTGGGTCAGGTGACCAGTCTGTGTCCTCAGAGAGAGGAGGCCGTGCTACGACGCCTGATACAAGCACTCACCAGG CACCctcaggaggagatggagagctATAAAGTCCTGATGAGAATCCTCAAGTCCACCAACAGACAAACACTCCATAACCATAACTCCCTCACACAGACCTCAGACTACACAAACACCTGCTCAAGAAGAGGAAacaattga